TGTTTTTCAACTCCAACCTGAAGCTCACTTCTTGAATCAATCTGAGCAGAATCACCAGCCATGCTTCTCCTTAGGCACTCTTCAAACTCCTCAGTTCCTGGTACATCCACGTTGGAATTTAAAATTTCGTCAGCGTCCATGGGAGCAATTCCCTCTCTGCCAATGACTTGGGTGTCTGTTTCAACATTCGAGTTTAGAAGATCACTTCCATCAACAGTTGCCACTTCACCTTTAACAACTACTTGAATTGGCTGGTTAGACAACATGGCATCTTCACACTCGATCTGAGGTAGATCACCACCCACATCCTTTTCTAAGTACTCTTCAGACTCCAATGGCTTGTCTTTCTTGGTGGGCACTGAAACTTCACTAATTGAATCTAGAACAGCTTCACATTCCATCAAAGAAGATTCCATCCTGTTGGTAATATGAACCTCTGTTTGTGTGATCCCGcacattctctcttcttttaagTTCTGATCATTTACTGAGCAAGACAACATCCCATCCCTACAAACAGTTTCCGTAACCTCAACATTTGAATCTGAAAGAACCTTGTCATACTTGGCTGCAGCTCCCCCAACGGTAACTACAAGATCTGGAGTTGAGTTTGCACATTTATGTCCATGACTTGCAGTGCTCAAACAAAATGTCTCAACGTCTACCAACTGTTCTTCGATAACTTGTTTGTCAACTTCCATCTCTTGCACGACAGTTGAATTTAACAGAGAATAACCCTTGTCATCAATTACTGTATCAACATCTCCAACAGCAGCTTGATTTGGTAGACATGAGGATACCGGAGTGGGAGATACATCTCTTTGATTTTCAGAGCTCTCACCTACTTGCTCAATGTTTCCCTGTTGCTCTTCCATTGAACAAGTAGCATTTTCATCAATAACATCAATTTTCATTCCTTCCACATTGGAACACAAAGTATCCCCTTTAGcagcaactttttttttttcatctaatgaTTTGGGATCTCCATCACCATTTTTTGTTCCTCCAGAAGAAGCGTCCTCCATCAGTTTCCTTTCTGAACTAGAAACAACCCCATCCAAAGCACTACTGCCAGAAGTAAGAACCTTTCTCTGCTGGTTGAATATTACTGAAGCTTTTTCTGGAAAAGCATCAGTCTGTAAACTTGAATTTTCCGCACTTGATGTAGCACACACAACCACAGAACTAATTCCAGGATTCCAAACATCATCATCCACAACACTAGCTTTTTGTGGCATCAAGTTATAGGCTACATTCAATCCACCATCAGCCAATCCCCCACCAGGCTGGTCACCCTCAACAACCAATCCTATCTCTAAATGTTCCACATTTTCAAATATGGCATCTTCATTAACAACAAGACTTTCCACACCTACGGAACCCATAACCACAGAGGAATCACCTTCCCCATTTTCATTTCTAGTAACACTTGCTTTCTCATCCAAAGCACCAACTTCCTTTGATTCCCTATCCTCAATTGCATCAACCACACAATCCATCACTTGCCCACCTATATCTGCACCCACCTCAACCATTTCTTTCTCCAAAACAGCTTCCCTGGCAACCATGACAACTTCCTCCACATGGACAAATTGTGCTCCTCCATGTGTGGAATCCAAAACCACCAAAGAATCACCATCCTCAGTTCCAACCTCTGTCTTCTGAGCTTCAATATCTAAAACTGTGGCATCCTGTTCTGTCCTGTCACCAGTTCCACTGCCACTAGCAACTACTTCTCTCCCTGTCTCCCCCTTGACCGCTCCTCCCTCTATattctcctcctctctcactaTAACCTCACACTCCTCCACGACAACAGCTTGAGTTTGTTCGCCCCGTGACTCCACAATCCCCAAAGAACCCTCAACTCCAGTCTCGGTTCCATGTTTTGATGCATCAACACTTGAACCCCCAAGTCCCTGTAAACCTGCTTCACCAAGTGCAGGGCCTCCACCCAAAGATTTAACATCTTCCTCCAAAGAATTACCATCTCCCACCGCACCTATCTCATTCTCGACTGCCACACTTCGCCTTGCCTCCCCGTGGGTACAAACACCATCAAAATACACATTAGAACCCAAAACTTCCACCATGATATCATCCCCATTACAAGCCACGCCATCCTTTACTCTCTCAACGCCCTCCGAGTGTGGCCCCTCAACTTGGGCTTCACCAGCTACATGCTCACTAACAACCAGGGTAGTAGACTCAGAAATTCTCCCCACACAAACATCCTTGCCCTTTTTCTCATCCATAGAAACAGTATCTACGTATATTGCAAGACCGTCAAAACAGCTTATATAacgagaaaataaaaacaaaaaataaaaaaacgcaCAAACTGATAAACCCTAAAAACAGGACCAAACAAACATAATTGTACGATCGAGAAAGATGATAGACCGCATGCAGCACAACATAAaggaaatagaaaagaaatggaaaaagaaagtgaatgGGTTAAGATTATTTGGTTACCTTGTTAGATCTTCTGGAAACGAAAGCTGTGAGGGCTTTGGCCCTTGGGTTTAAActttagagagaggaagagctACAGAGAAAAGAAGTGGGCAAAGGGTAGATGTCCATTCcgatgcgagagagagagagggagagagagggagatctAACTCAACTCTACTATGGCCGAATAAAATGCGTACTCTGTCCTTTTCACTTTTTACAGTGATTGGTCACTGGTCAGCAAGCTGGTTGAATTTTCTTGGCAACTTTGGAGGGCTTTGCTGTTTTACAAAAGAACGGTGACAGTCAAATAGATTTGTGCCACGTTTGGGCGGGCTCcattaatacttaaaaatggCTGGTGTCATAGAATTACTGCTATTTCAGGGCACTAACCTTTAATGATGTTTAGAAAGTCGTTTTTTTACTCAAAATTCCTCTCTTTAATCAAATCCTCCTTTACATCAACATAATtttcatccaaaatatattacctttatttttataatatattaaaatctaaaaaatctcaataaaaattatttctcaatTGATCCTATCACTTTTTTAAACCCAGTAAAATTATatctgagaaaaaaataatgttaagaACAAATCTCAAACTAATAAATTTTACATacgtcttttataaaaaagtagattttatttcactaaagtttttttttacacttttttaattatggaGTCTactattttgtaataaaaagaaaactatcAAGATTTATACAAATCATCACTCTTCACAAAATATCATacaaataacttataaaaatgcCATCtcagttatttaaaaattaaaaaaatataaatataaataaataaacctatacattcaaacatataGAGCCCCAAACTTTGTTTAATGTTGAAGAATATGGTGCTCATTGGAAGGGAATGACTCTAgttgatcaaaataaagagattcGTCGGCTGAGTTTTTATTGCttattacaattttacaatattaaaaataatgttatatataattattttgatatattttattgatgtgattagttgtattaattatttttaatactcaatcaatcacataaataaaatatataaaaaaatacttaaaataattatatataaaatttttattttattaattgatgCGTTGTGGGTTTGCATTCCCCCGATACATATATCGGGAAGAAAATCAGCAAAAGTGATCAATCACTGTTCCTGAACAATGTTCATGCTTGTGAGGGGTCCGTATAAGCCCGTACACAGCGCCCGTGAGTGGAACTGTGGAAGTACTCAAACCATCTCCGCTTTAAGAGCATCTATCCCATCATCGAATTGAGAAGATATATAgctttattttatcaaaaattctatatgtagttttttttgtgtatttttttgtgcactccaatgatatgattggttggatattaaaaaaaaattaatccagctaatcatatcagtggagtgcacaGGAAGTAcgcaaaaataactgtatgtagcattgctcttattttataatatgagaaatgatcTTTTCAACCACTACTCTCTACTATTTGTTGTGTGCCATGATTCAAGAAGGTTGTTTGACCGCTTCACTCTCATCTCATGGGTTTTAGTGGATGGGGGAGattattaattcaaattatatttGTGATCTTATGGGATTGGAATCAGACTTAAATAAGGGATGATGTTCTTGTATGTGATAATTTTCGTATGTGAAATCATGCCATTTTTAAGTACTTTGATAGAAGATAACTTAAAGAATTATGTTACACATTAGTTGGTGTGCTAACACACCACTTATAGTGAgacttattataattataaataaaaaaatcaaaacatctaGCATAATTAATGTGAAAAGTTTCACTTCAACGTTGTGttgtaaataaaaactaaagattataaatagattttttctaatttaaaaaatgatgataGATTAAAAATTACTAATTCTAATGCTACCATGCACGCACACTTAAATCTGATCATTTAATCATTCTTATAGGCAACAGAGTCAGAGATACATGATCTGTTAGAGAACTAGGCCTGCACAATGACCCGACTCGCACAGATTTTGGTCCAATCCGACCCGACCCAAAGGAAGAGACACATTTACGTGGCTCGATCCGGCCCAAAACTTACAGATCGGGTCGAACCTATTCATTACTCTGCTTTCGATACCTTCATTTGCAGAGTTCCACCCAATCTCTGAGCCTATTCTGCTGCTTGCGTCTTTTACCACAACCACATCCACTTCTTCTACCAAAATCAAACTTACCCACTTTGAATTTCGGCTTGGTGGTGATTGGAACCGCAACTCTTCTGCTAGCCATATACAACATCCTCATCATCAGATGCACGCACAGCCGCAGCCAGAGATGGCCGCAAAGACCGAGCCAGCTGGTGGAGATCTCTACAACTAAGATTCGAGAAAACCTGAGCAGATACTTGCTGTGCAGCTTCAACTACAAGaaaggaggagaaggaggaatGGTACAGGAACAGGAACAAACAAGAACCTGAAGATGGCGAAAAAAGTTTGGCCATTGTCATTACCAGCGAATAGCCTTTTTTCCTTATGCAGTACAAATGGTAGATGGGTCATAAGGGaataatttcaaaatcaaagaaacaataaagaagatgaaaaaggGCCTGAGAATATGAAATGGATATATATTGTGTGTTGGTGGGGGAAACAAATTTCACACACTctggctagagagagagagagagagagagagagagagagagagagacagtgaAAGAAAGGGATGGGTCTTGAAGCTCTCGCCTCTGCATCCTCTTTTTGCTCACTTTGACTGTACTCTAGTTGCAAAATCCTTGTAGGTATCAGTATGTAACATCGTTGTTGCATGTAGTAGGCTATATTACttcattatcttcatttaccCATTCGGTCTGGCAAAGAATCCATTAAAACGCCAAAGAGGAGAAACCTAGATGGAGGATTGTGAAGAGTCTCGCAAAACCAGTTGTACATCCACATATGCTCTCCTAAAAAAAAGCTTACGGAATCCTTTTCCTTTAGCTCATCTTCGCAAGATATTAATTTTGGTAGGTGGTGGCATAGCaacgaagaagaagagaggaaaacgACAGCTAGGATTTGAGGAGAAAGAAATTATGGTCGGTGATCGGTTTCAACCAACTTTGAGAGAGTTAAGCCCAACTTTGTTGCATAACCCGATCAACCCGCTTTTATTCGGATGGGTCCAGTCGGGTCCATCGGACGGGTCGAATCTAAGAACCCTTTTGCACAGGCCTAAAGAGAACGATGACCTTTTAGAGTATCACACAAGCATATTATAATGAGTTATGTtagtattgttatttttatgtatttttatacactttactgatgtgattagttattttatattaagaaaagtGATATAACTAATCAAATTAGTAGACACAAGAGTACACAAAAATGactatacatataatttttattatattcggTATTAGGACTTTGATAACAGTTTTTGGAGTACATAGGGTGCCAATATACATGGGTTCAAACCTGGTAGTAATTGGGAGGGGAAGATCCAGATCAAAGCCTTGAAGTAGTGAAAGTCATCATGAATAATCATCTGTGCTTGTGCTTTGGTGATTGTTATAGAGCAGATCAGGGAATTATAGAAGAGATGGAGGACAGTTTAATTAAACTAAAGCGGTTGTTGGAATTGGTTGACGTgaattaaagttaaaatataaatagtcGCGAGAGTTAGAATATTGTAAATGGTATATTATTTATTACCAAACCAGATCAAGTTACAGTATTCATGAACCttgtcatctttttttttcttcttcttcttattttcttttttctttttttcttttttgggtggGGGTTTTCGGGCTAATTAAGAGCTAGGGTGTAATTTTCATATCTTCGAGAAAGCCAGCTGCATCATTGTAATATCATCATTTCACCATCttcaaattataatttgatattaAATAACTGACGGACAGATATAAAgtaataaaactttctaaatatTACTTAATGTTgtagaaaaatggaga
This genomic interval from Carya illinoinensis cultivar Pawnee chromosome 2, C.illinoinensisPawnee_v1, whole genome shotgun sequence contains the following:
- the LOC122301328 gene encoding uncharacterized protein LOC122301328, with product MDEKKGKDVCVGRISESTTLVVSEHVAGEAQVEGPHSEGVERVKDGVACNGDDIMVEVLGSNVYFDGVCTHGEARRSVAVENEIGAVGDGNSLEEDVKSLGGGPALGEAGLQGLGGSSVDASKHGTETGVEGSLGIVESRGEQTQAVVVEECEVIVREEENIEGGAVKGETGREVVASGSGTGDRTEQDATVLDIEAQKTEVGTEDGDSLVVLDSTHGGAQFVHVEEVVMVAREAVLEKEMVEVGADIGGQVMDCVVDAIEDRESKEVGALDEKASVTRNENGEGDSSVVMGSVGVESLVVNEDAIFENVEHLEIGLVVEGDQPGGGLADGGLNVAYNLMPQKASVVDDDVWNPGISSVVVCATSSAENSSLQTDAFPEKASVIFNQQRKVLTSGSSALDGVVSSSERKLMEDASSGGTKNGDGDPKSLDEKKKVAAKGDTLCSNVEGMKIDVIDENATCSMEEQQGNIEQVGESSENQRDVSPTPVSSCLPNQAAVGDVDTVIDDKGYSLLNSTVVQEMEVDKQVIEEQLVDVETFCLSTASHGHKCANSTPDLVVTVGGAAAKYDKVLSDSNVEVTETVCRDGMLSCSVNDQNLKEERMCGITQTEVHITNRMESSLMECEAVLDSISEVSVPTKKDKPLESEEYLEKDVGGDLPQIECEDAMLSNQPIQVVVKGEVATVDGSDLLNSNVETDTQVIGREGIAPMDADEILNSNVDVPGTEEFEECLRRSMAGDSAQIDSRSELQVGVEKQETKAEQVGFQEEQGMELEEDIADTEQSKADEEKFLERANLNAGSMVEVHQASYQLPSENEGEFTVSDLVWGKVRSHPWWPGQIFDPADSSEKAIKHHRKDCFLVAYFGDRTFAWNEASQLKAFRTHFSHIEKQSNSEAFQNAVDCALEEVSRRVEFGLACSCIPKDAFDRIKFQEVENTGIRQESITRDRVDRSASASSFEPDKLIKYVQALARYPSGDSDRLEVVIAKAQLLAFCRLKGYSSLPEFQFCGQLLESDMDTLVSEDRMHSIKVFEHVDDELTSFEQEISKNQNSFSNKHKQDFKDDVFYKKKERSLSELMGDTMDSPDGDDWLDGKTTSSGKKRKAVDYHDDHGPQDGRKTISFAKVSSTIPPSSPKPSFKIGDCIRRAASQLTGSPSILKWNGERLQKIDGSHDVPAGNEADASFLESDTQRGRVGIPTEYSSLDDLLLQLQIAAQDPLKAYDLSDTIVSFFSDFRNSVIVGQHSRRDLLAMDKVHAGKRKKSSHFVVGSPETYEFEDMSDTYWTDRVVQNGSEDKTSRRNKKREYQVVPVVLDTPQVGRRPYSRKRYSDGNDAVAAEKPAGYVDENSPAEIVMNFAEVNSVPSETNLNKMFRRFGPLKESETEVDRDTSRARVVYKHSSDAEVAFSSARRFNIFGPTLVNYQINYTPSALFKASPMDTAQDHEMQFDLAALEVNLV